The DNA window AGGGGGCGGAGCTAGAGGCGCATATCAAATAGGAGTATGGAAAGCTTTAAAAGAATTAAAACTTGATAGATATATAGAAGTGGTTTCAGGAACGTCTATTGGAGCGTTAAATGCCATATTATTTTGCCAAGGAGATATAGAAAAAGCAGAGAATGCATGGCTTAACATATCAAAAGAAAAAGTTCTTCCTACAGATAATAAGGATTTAAATATAAAAGGTTTTTTAATATCATTAGGATTGAAAAATATGAATTTAGTAAAAAAGTGTATGCCTAAGATGATTGACACTGGAAGCCTTTCAAGGGAAGGTTTAACTGATATTATGAATAAATATGTTAACTTCAAAGATATAGAGAACTGTAATAAATTATGCTATGCAGCATGTACAGAGCTTACAACATTTCAACCTAAATACTTTAAGATTAATGGGTATCCTGAAGAAAATATAAGAAGTATTCTATTTGCGTCATCAGCATTACCTATGATATATGAATCAGAAGAGTTTGAATCTATAAAATATGTAGATGGGGGAATGGCTGATAATGTTCCAGTACAGCCTGTATATGGTGAAAACTGTGATATTATAATAGTAGTACATCTTTCTAAGGATTCTCATATAAATAAAAAGTTGTTTCCTAATACTAAAATAATAGAGATATATCCATCTGTTATGGAAGAGGGTGTATTAGATGGTATATTAGATTTTGTTCCTGAGAGTGCTGAAAAAAGAATTAAATTGGGTTATATGGACACTATTGATTATTTAAAGCCAATTATGGATTTAGGTGTATTAGTTTTTAAGCATAAACCAATACCGGATATAGATACTCAAAAAGTACTTAATTATGTAAAAAATAAGTTTGTTAAAAAAATATAGAAAATTATTGTTGACACTATATAAATAAAATGGTAAGATAAAACA is part of the Clostridium cagae genome and encodes:
- a CDS encoding patatin-like phospholipase family protein, which translates into the protein MKIGLVLSGGGARGAYQIGVWKALKELKLDRYIEVVSGTSIGALNAILFCQGDIEKAENAWLNISKEKVLPTDNKDLNIKGFLISLGLKNMNLVKKCMPKMIDTGSLSREGLTDIMNKYVNFKDIENCNKLCYAACTELTTFQPKYFKINGYPEENIRSILFASSALPMIYESEEFESIKYVDGGMADNVPVQPVYGENCDIIIVVHLSKDSHINKKLFPNTKIIEIYPSVMEEGVLDGILDFVPESAEKRIKLGYMDTIDYLKPIMDLGVLVFKHKPIPDIDTQKVLNYVKNKFVKKI